Proteins co-encoded in one Ornithorhynchus anatinus isolate Pmale09 chromosome 14, mOrnAna1.pri.v4, whole genome shotgun sequence genomic window:
- the VEZT gene encoding vezatin isoform X1, with protein sequence MVPGGVAWRRRMTPEFDEEVVLENSPLYQYLQDLGHSDFEICSSLSRKAERCSSQEEQQEQDAQKSSNQSSLLKVAEIAKNWISLSPFNKKDDLLHKLDVGFRLDSLRTILQQEVLLQEDVELIELLDPSILTAGQPQEPENGHLPTLRSLATPTIWDVSLLLAFVSSSVMFPSWWSVFSWLMWGLVLIVYMVIRALSFWRTAKLQITLRKHNVQLEEAAANSRAFTNLVRKALRLIQETEVISRGFTLLLDRVSAACPFNKAGQHPSQHLIGLRKAVYRSVRANFRAARLATLYMLKNYPLNSESDNVTNYICVVPFKELGLGLSEEQVSEEEAHNLTDGFSLPALKVLFQLWVGQSSEFFRRLALLLSTANAPPAPLLTLALLPHRILRDVTQGLPHAHAACLEELKRSYEFYRYFETQHQSGSQHLSKTKPKSRELNNLHAAVRSLQLHLKALLNEVIILEDELEKFVGSKETHELGSEAYHILEQKLKLIQPHVQASNSCWEEAISQVDRLVRRNTGKPDGACENPLCAVVPPLKPALRIEDKDPIPEEQELEAYVDNSEFDCELRTEDFYYLSQEDRDRQKREREESKRVLQELKSVLGFKASETERQKWKQLLFSDHAVMTPLSPVDPVEPISTSESPVNSDTGRDCHKTEDDPEKEKTELGVTQNESAVSRTEYLLEGPPAGESKGNPDPPDEGFCPKAEEKTCYRSESGGESEHPGMGDVEDFLPMLNDSLKPSIKQRLARLRASPDFTFASGLAAQVAARSLTFTTMQEQTFGDEEEDEKEREEEWVEDKKEWVDQREEVVKEEQHTSWRNENGMEEIKNQNPRAKDE encoded by the exons AATTCCCCACTTTATCAGTACTTGCAGGATTTGGGTCATTCTGATTTTGAAATATGCTCTTCTTTGTCACGGAAAGCAGAACGATGCTCATCACAAGAAGAGCAACAAGAGCAGGATGCCCAGAAGTCATCAAAC CAAAGCAGCCTCTTAAAAGTGGCTGAAATTGCCAAAAATTGGATCTCCCTTTCACCATTCAATAAGAAAGATGATTTACTGCACAAGCTG GATGTTGGATTCCGACTTGATTCACTTCGTACCATCCTGCAACAGGAAGTTTTGCTACAGGAGGATGTGGAGCTGATAGAACTACTTGACCCCAGTATCCTGACTGCAGGGCAGCCTCAGGAACCAGAAAATGGACACCTTCCAACATTACGTTCCCTAGCAACTCCTactatttg GGATGTTTCACTGCTGCTTGCCTTTGTTAGCAGTTCCGTTATGTTTCCTTCTTGGTGGAGTGTATTTTCCTGGTTGATGTGGGGACTGGTCCTGATTGTTTACATGGTCATTCGAGCTTTGAGCTTTTGGAGGACAGCCAAATTGCAAATAACACTGCGAAAACACAATGTCCAgctggaagaagcagcagcaaatAGCCGAGCTTTCACAAATCTTGTGAGAAAAGCTTTGAGACTCATTCAAGAGACTGAAGTTATTTCCAGAGGATTTACCCT TTTGCTTGACAGGGTCAGTGCCGCTTGCCCATTTAATAAAGCCGGACAGCATCCTAGTCAGCATCTCATCGGCCTCCGGAAAGCCGTTTACAGGTCTGTCAGAGCCAACTTCCGAGCCGCAAGATTAGCTACCTTGTACATGCTGAAAAA CTATCCTCTGAACTCGGAGAGTGATAATGTGACCAACTACATCTGTGTAGTCCCCTTtaaggagctgggactaggattAAGTGAAGAGCAGGTGTCAGAAGAGGAGGCCCATAATCTCACAGATGGCTTCAGCCTTCCTGCATTAAAG GTTCTCTTCCAACTCTGGGTAGGACAGAGCTCAGAATTCTTCAGACGGCTAGCACTGCTCCTCTCTACCGCAAATGCACCCCCGGCCCCCTTGCTCACTCTCGCACTTTTGCCCCATCGTATTTTGCGCGATGTGACTCAAGGTCTACCTCACGCTCACGCTGCCTGCTTAGAAGAACTTAAACGCAGCTATGAGTTCTATCGGTACTTTGAAACTCAGCACCAGTCAGGGTCACAGCATTTATCCAAGACAAAGCCCAAGTCAAGAGAGCTGAACAACCTTCATGCGGCAGTGCGCAGCTTGCAGCTCCATCTGAAAGCTTTACTCAATGA GGTAATAATTCTTGAAGATGAGCTTGAAAAGTTTGTTGGTTCTAAGGAAACCCACGAACTAGGATCAGAAGCCTACCACATCCTAGAGCAAAAGCTAAAGTTGATCCAGCCTCATGTGCAAGCAAGCAACAGCTGTTGGGAAGAAGCCATTTCTCAGGTGGACAGATTGGTACGGAGAAATACAG GCAAACCTGATGGGGCTTGCGAAAACCCACTTTGTGCCGTGGTACCTCCACTAAAGCCTGCTCTACGTATAGAAGACAAGGATCCAATTCCTGAAGAGCAG GAATTAGAAGCATATGTGGACAATTCAGAATTCGACTGTGAGTTGAGGACAGAAGATTTTTATTACTTGTCTCAAGAAGATAGAGACAGACAGAAGCGGGAACGTGAAGAATCCAAAAGAGTCCTTCAGGAATTAAAATCAGTCCTGGGATTTAAAGcttcagagacagagaggcagaaatgGAAGCAGCTTCTATTTAGTGATCACG ctgTGATGACACCCTTATCTCCTGTAGACCCAGTGGAACCTATAAGTACTTCAGAGTCACCTGTAAATTCAGATACAGGGAGGGACTGTCATAAAACTGAAGATGACCCTGAAAAGGAAAAGACTGAACTCGGTGTCACTCAGAATGAGAGCGCCGTAAGTCGGACTGAATATTTATTGGAGGGTCCCCCTGCGGGCGAGAGCAAGGGCAATCCAGATCCCCCGGATGAAGGGTTCTGCCCCAAGGCCGAAGAAAAAACATGTTACCGGTCTGAAAGCGGAGGAGAGTCTGAGCATCCAGGGATGGGGGACGTAGAGGATTTCCTGCCGATGCTCAATGACTCATTGAAACCCTCCATCAAGCAGCGGTTGGCAAGGCTCCGTGCGTCACCAGATTTCACCTTCGCTTCTGGCCTCGCAGCCCAGGTGGCTGCTAGGTCGCTCACCTTTACTACTATGCAGGAGCAGACttttggggatgaggaggaggacgagaaagagcgggaggaggagtgggtggaGGACAAGAAGGAGTGGGTGGATCAAAGAGAGGAAGTGGTCAAAGAAGAGCAGCATACGAGTTGGAGAAATGAAAACGGGATGGAAGAAATTAAAAATCAAAATCCGAGGGCAAAAGATGAATGA
- the VEZT gene encoding vezatin isoform X2, which yields MVPGGVAWRRRMTPEFDEEVVLENSPLYQYLQDLGHSDFEICSSLSRKAERCSSQEEQQEQDAQKSSNQSSLLKVAEIAKNWISLSPFNKKDDLLHKLDVGFRLDSLRTILQQEVLLQEDVELIELLDPSILTAGQPQEPENGHLPTLRSLATPTIWDVSLLLAFVSSSVMFPSWWSVFSWLMWGLVLIVYMVIRALSFWRTAKLQITLRKHNVQLEEAAANSRAFTNLVRKALRLIQETEVISRGFTLVSAACPFNKAGQHPSQHLIGLRKAVYRSVRANFRAARLATLYMLKNYPLNSESDNVTNYICVVPFKELGLGLSEEQVSEEEAHNLTDGFSLPALKVLFQLWVGQSSEFFRRLALLLSTANAPPAPLLTLALLPHRILRDVTQGLPHAHAACLEELKRSYEFYRYFETQHQSGSQHLSKTKPKSRELNNLHAAVRSLQLHLKALLNEVIILEDELEKFVGSKETHELGSEAYHILEQKLKLIQPHVQASNSCWEEAISQVDRLVRRNTGKPDGACENPLCAVVPPLKPALRIEDKDPIPEEQELEAYVDNSEFDCELRTEDFYYLSQEDRDRQKREREESKRVLQELKSVLGFKASETERQKWKQLLFSDHAVMTPLSPVDPVEPISTSESPVNSDTGRDCHKTEDDPEKEKTELGVTQNESAVSRTEYLLEGPPAGESKGNPDPPDEGFCPKAEEKTCYRSESGGESEHPGMGDVEDFLPMLNDSLKPSIKQRLARLRASPDFTFASGLAAQVAARSLTFTTMQEQTFGDEEEDEKEREEEWVEDKKEWVDQREEVVKEEQHTSWRNENGMEEIKNQNPRAKDE from the exons AATTCCCCACTTTATCAGTACTTGCAGGATTTGGGTCATTCTGATTTTGAAATATGCTCTTCTTTGTCACGGAAAGCAGAACGATGCTCATCACAAGAAGAGCAACAAGAGCAGGATGCCCAGAAGTCATCAAAC CAAAGCAGCCTCTTAAAAGTGGCTGAAATTGCCAAAAATTGGATCTCCCTTTCACCATTCAATAAGAAAGATGATTTACTGCACAAGCTG GATGTTGGATTCCGACTTGATTCACTTCGTACCATCCTGCAACAGGAAGTTTTGCTACAGGAGGATGTGGAGCTGATAGAACTACTTGACCCCAGTATCCTGACTGCAGGGCAGCCTCAGGAACCAGAAAATGGACACCTTCCAACATTACGTTCCCTAGCAACTCCTactatttg GGATGTTTCACTGCTGCTTGCCTTTGTTAGCAGTTCCGTTATGTTTCCTTCTTGGTGGAGTGTATTTTCCTGGTTGATGTGGGGACTGGTCCTGATTGTTTACATGGTCATTCGAGCTTTGAGCTTTTGGAGGACAGCCAAATTGCAAATAACACTGCGAAAACACAATGTCCAgctggaagaagcagcagcaaatAGCCGAGCTTTCACAAATCTTGTGAGAAAAGCTTTGAGACTCATTCAAGAGACTGAAGTTATTTCCAGAGGATTTACCCT GGTCAGTGCCGCTTGCCCATTTAATAAAGCCGGACAGCATCCTAGTCAGCATCTCATCGGCCTCCGGAAAGCCGTTTACAGGTCTGTCAGAGCCAACTTCCGAGCCGCAAGATTAGCTACCTTGTACATGCTGAAAAA CTATCCTCTGAACTCGGAGAGTGATAATGTGACCAACTACATCTGTGTAGTCCCCTTtaaggagctgggactaggattAAGTGAAGAGCAGGTGTCAGAAGAGGAGGCCCATAATCTCACAGATGGCTTCAGCCTTCCTGCATTAAAG GTTCTCTTCCAACTCTGGGTAGGACAGAGCTCAGAATTCTTCAGACGGCTAGCACTGCTCCTCTCTACCGCAAATGCACCCCCGGCCCCCTTGCTCACTCTCGCACTTTTGCCCCATCGTATTTTGCGCGATGTGACTCAAGGTCTACCTCACGCTCACGCTGCCTGCTTAGAAGAACTTAAACGCAGCTATGAGTTCTATCGGTACTTTGAAACTCAGCACCAGTCAGGGTCACAGCATTTATCCAAGACAAAGCCCAAGTCAAGAGAGCTGAACAACCTTCATGCGGCAGTGCGCAGCTTGCAGCTCCATCTGAAAGCTTTACTCAATGA GGTAATAATTCTTGAAGATGAGCTTGAAAAGTTTGTTGGTTCTAAGGAAACCCACGAACTAGGATCAGAAGCCTACCACATCCTAGAGCAAAAGCTAAAGTTGATCCAGCCTCATGTGCAAGCAAGCAACAGCTGTTGGGAAGAAGCCATTTCTCAGGTGGACAGATTGGTACGGAGAAATACAG GCAAACCTGATGGGGCTTGCGAAAACCCACTTTGTGCCGTGGTACCTCCACTAAAGCCTGCTCTACGTATAGAAGACAAGGATCCAATTCCTGAAGAGCAG GAATTAGAAGCATATGTGGACAATTCAGAATTCGACTGTGAGTTGAGGACAGAAGATTTTTATTACTTGTCTCAAGAAGATAGAGACAGACAGAAGCGGGAACGTGAAGAATCCAAAAGAGTCCTTCAGGAATTAAAATCAGTCCTGGGATTTAAAGcttcagagacagagaggcagaaatgGAAGCAGCTTCTATTTAGTGATCACG ctgTGATGACACCCTTATCTCCTGTAGACCCAGTGGAACCTATAAGTACTTCAGAGTCACCTGTAAATTCAGATACAGGGAGGGACTGTCATAAAACTGAAGATGACCCTGAAAAGGAAAAGACTGAACTCGGTGTCACTCAGAATGAGAGCGCCGTAAGTCGGACTGAATATTTATTGGAGGGTCCCCCTGCGGGCGAGAGCAAGGGCAATCCAGATCCCCCGGATGAAGGGTTCTGCCCCAAGGCCGAAGAAAAAACATGTTACCGGTCTGAAAGCGGAGGAGAGTCTGAGCATCCAGGGATGGGGGACGTAGAGGATTTCCTGCCGATGCTCAATGACTCATTGAAACCCTCCATCAAGCAGCGGTTGGCAAGGCTCCGTGCGTCACCAGATTTCACCTTCGCTTCTGGCCTCGCAGCCCAGGTGGCTGCTAGGTCGCTCACCTTTACTACTATGCAGGAGCAGACttttggggatgaggaggaggacgagaaagagcgggaggaggagtgggtggaGGACAAGAAGGAGTGGGTGGATCAAAGAGAGGAAGTGGTCAAAGAAGAGCAGCATACGAGTTGGAGAAATGAAAACGGGATGGAAGAAATTAAAAATCAAAATCCGAGGGCAAAAGATGAATGA